From Daucus carota subsp. sativus chromosome 6, DH1 v3.0, whole genome shotgun sequence:
AAAGCCCACCGAGCCAATGCAGGTTCAAACCACGCATGGTCCGGCTACTAACAAAGCCAACAATGTGTCCGTAAAGGACAGACTTGGACATGCGGTTGAGCCAAGGTCTGAGAAACGCTCTGAACCTAATTGGACCAAGTCAGCATGACCCGCTTAGCTTTGCTAGGGGAAATCAAGAACAAGCCCTTCTTTCAAGCACCACCACTCACGTGGACCAACCCGGATGACCAGAACAAAGATCGTCATTGTGACTACCATGAGACCCACGGACACTCTACAGATAGCTGCCTTGCACTTAAGCATTTCCTCGAGCATCAGGTCAAGGCGGGAAACCTCAATTAATATCTTCCCAGAAACCTTCCACCTCCAGCATATATTAACTTGTTCATTTTTGttaatgcacaagttgggggagattgttaaaTATATGATGATGTCCTGGCTAACTGACTTgtgagtttagctggaaatcagagtttacagcCTGCAagctgtaggaacaatcggaccttggccctgcgttttatgatactgattaaaagttcgaacaaaatattaaccttaatcgctaccgcaagcgattcaaatccacgtcttctactgtattccctgtgtccttcgatctcccaaggtgtgcctctccttaaagctccgaagaacccaaaaccctagctgtctccttgagaaaaacgtctgcctctctcaaactctaggatgaattcgttttggtgtgtttttcagctttaggagaacgagaatatatataggctacagtagggatcatggaccattaggtcaggccttccaatgacattccgggccaggcccaatgtcattaaatattaattcaatccactaaagaattaatatttgcactacctttcctaattccgtaaattaattatttaattcggctcctatattaattgcttataaattccccatgtttaagatatcgcatgtccattaattaaattaatttccgacaattaatttaatcaatatcttttatctttaatcatccactcaaccttataattatgcaagaacaaatctgcctgctggactaaagcataattatctttatgagctttcaaggggacatcatcacccgaatatatttttcggacacggtttccttctatagtcaatatcccactccgtatataatgtcattgcccaatacataaattcgtaatttaaaataaattacttaacttattaGTCAAGGCATGTggattaaatacaagtgtcaaccactatatccggattaagaacctaagcaataataacattgtagaatcttagttctttattgtcaaaataaaaaaaacaattattctTCTATtatgatcccgttcaatatacacaaagtatataagtattattcaatagtcaagataaactatttccaaataatacttcagtcgttccaatggtttgtctaacaccatttcgactgtgaacctttattatattatataaggaactcgacaaactaatcttctgctatcccatttgatactagattgtctacaatatataatatacagacaatgtgaaaacatgcattcaagattctcaaataattgttatatacttcaaacgaatatttcagtataaccctaacaatctcccacttatactcaagatattctttgagtatatcagtgtttattacaagcaatccactaccaactataacaactatgtgaccaagtatctgactcctatcgcttccacgtgctcctgaaaagccttagctggtaagctcttcgtgaaaggatctgcccggttatccttcgatgctatgtcagccacaatgatatctcctcacttaacgaactgtcgtatgaggtgatacttacgctctatgtgtttcgctacCTTAtagcccgtggttccttggtatttgccacagcaccagtgttatcacaataaatcatgatttgctgtggcagattaggaaccacatccaaatccagcaggaagtttcggaaccatatagcctctttggctgcctcagaggctgccacatattcggcttccatgatTGAGTCTgtgatgcatttctgcttcacactcctccatattacggctccacctcccaaagtaaaaacacatcccgaggtggactttctcttatccttatctgtctggaaatccgaatcggtatatcccagaggcaataaatcagaggacttgtaaaccaacatatactccttagtccttcgcaggtacttgagtattgcttttacagcactccaatgttcctgtcctgggtttgactggtatctgctaaccatgcccacgacaaagcagatatcaggcctcgtacataacattgcatactttaggctcccacatgtcgaagcataaggaactgccttcatgttctctatctccttaggtgtcgaaggacactgcctctttgatagagtaactccatgtctaaagggtaaattaccctttttggagtcctgcatgttaaaacgagctaatacgtcatctatgtagggctcctgagataaagccaacatccttttcttgcgatcccttataagtttgatcccaaggatgtatgctgattcacctaagtccttcatttcaaattgtttgaacaaccatgcctttattgaagacaacatcttaacattgtttccaatgagtaaaatgtcatcaacataaagcactagaaataccactgcatttccctcacatctcttatacacgcatgcttcgcttggacattgatcaaatccatacgattggactgcctgatcaaagcgaatgttccaatacctagaagcttgtttaagtccataaatagacctcttcagcttacatacaagatgttcttgaccttctttaatgaatccctttGGTttctgcatatagatggtttcctcaagatttccattaaggaaagctgtcttgacatccatttgccaaatctcataatcgagatgagctgctatagataaaagaatacggattgacttaagcatgactaccggcgaaaaggtttcctcataaccgataccttctttctgagtataccctttcgcaacaagtcttgctttccaagctttcacctttttgtctgatcccctccgtttcttgtagacccacttacatccaataagttttacacctttgggtggttccacgagctcccagacctgattagaatacattgattccatctcagaatccattgccttttgccaaagacttgcatctttgtcttgtattgccttttcgtatgtccggggatcatcatcatgttcaccagagaccaagtccgaagactctcccaaaaacatgaatctgtcaggctgtcgaacaaccctcccactacgacgaggaactggtgcggtattagtgaccggttgcacagtctgttgtagttgttctacttgtactacaggttcattattcgtccctcccactagttcctctaaaacgatactactcatggatttgtgattcattatatagtcttcctctaagaatcttgcattggtgctaacagtgacatcccgatccttaggactataaaataaataaccttttgttcccatggggtagcctacaaacagctttacttcagtatgagattctagcttagtcgcgttcttgttcagcacatgtgctggacgaccccatatccgaatatgtcttagactcggtttgtccccggtccacaattctaaaggggtttcaGGAACCGACTTaaaaggtactaagttcagaagataggctgctgtttctaaggcatgtccccaaaacgacttgggtaaatccgaataactcatcatcgatctaacactctctaaaagagtccggttcatTCTCtttgctacaccgttctgctggggtgttcctggtgcagtcaactgggattctatcccattctctgataaatattccatgaattccccaagcaagtattagCCACCACGATCAAATCGTaatgacttgatacttttattatgtcgcttctccgttttagctttgtactctttgaatttatcaCAACACTCAGACTTACgacgcaacaaataaacgtacccatatctagaataatcgtcaatgaaagtgacgaaatactcataaccacctcttgcttggatattcatgggtccacataaatcagagtgaaccaatcctaacacttctttggctctattcccctttgtgttgaaaggcctattggtcatttcaCCTTCCAAGCAAGATTCACAAACtagaaatggctccactgcaaatgagcctaaaggcccgtctactaccagtgtTTGAATCCTcttcaagttaatatgacctaatctcaagtgccaaagatatgtttggttcaaactagaaggttcctttcttttattagaggtagaagatgtgttgttcaataccctatgttgtagttgcagtgcaggttgactaggattaattatatacaaattgtcttgcaatgtaccagaacatataatccgtttattcatcataatagaaacattacgatccaaacaaacattataaccgtccatagcaagtttagaaaccgaaattaaattccttctaaaagaaggtacataaagacaattgttcaaaaccaaaatcctatcagaaccaaaagataaatgaataactcctactacaactactgctactttcgtagcatctcccataaacacgtatatctcgccatctctaagcattctggattgctggaacccctgcatagagttacaaacatgatcagtggctccagtatctacacaccaagtgctcgtagatatagccgctataaatgtttctctaactagagaaagagacataccagtattgtttgtcttcttaggaagaggacaatcctgtttccagtgacccgactgcttgcaccggtagcactttcccttaggcttttttacaccaccttgaactcccactgccttcacagctttctgtgtctgagcctttttcttcttcttattgcctttcggcttataggatgaacctttctcagccacattcacttgaaaactctagcgaaataatccttcagctgcctgaagttctgtcagcagttccgcaagactatactgcctcttgttcatgttgtgattcaagcggaactgctcaaaactcttgggcaagctcataaggataatgtcaatctgggtttccccgtcaagctcagcaccaaggatctctatctcattcagatgtgacatcatcttgagaacatgatcccttacaggtgtaccttcagccatctgagtgttcattaaagccttcatggctacttgcctagcagccctattctgatctccaaaaagttccttgagattaaagagcatatctgaagcagtggccatagcctgatgctgatgctgcaaaacacctgACATTCCtaccagaatgtaacatcgcgacatctcatcagcctttatccaccgcttataatactctttctcctcatcaggagcatcagcagcgggctgctcaggcttgggttcataagtgcaaaacttgtactcagcaatcaacacaatgtccaaattatgtttccattcaatatagttaggtctggtaagtttgttatccttaagtatggtaaatagtggattaaagcccatattatcctgagaatcatgcatgaaaaaatcacattacacataaagaagggtgcattaaaaattaagacctattggttcctctaacaattattaaaattaaatgcactaacgtttaaacaccctaaatttctggtacgtcacgatgggtgacatgtataccatctaaatttgtttaaacgttacttcggtgctattactaaacaataagccacgttggggtggtctatattatttttcatagctaactgtataccatcatcaaatcttaaattatccgaaacttatggaacttggtacgccacgatgggcggcatgtatacgttccaatattctttgaatagaatacttcaattcaatattcgtgtctggtttgatttttaggcagtggaggagtcacatcggtctcacttaatacccataagccttagaaatcgccccaaatcagagataaagagaatttgtatctattcgtattaatttaagaagtttgttccagtaatatctataacattctagacaccataaattacatgccacgatgggtgacatatacataatttatattcttctttatgttaaattacatacaaacaatgatggagaccatgggatttaatatcatattaactccctctcccacttagaattacTTTGAgtattttaatctagatgcctcgccctatgttagttctttgaagtccacatgcatactatcaggatcatagcaacacaaaaacacataacatggtagcatactatcatgattaaagcattaatgaaaaaatccctatgtccatgtcattctagcatgcgaagggttagtatcacatggaataacaacaaagacaagaaacacataacaaaaataatcaagaattatgtaaatcataataaaacacatccactattatggccccggaaaaatcagcttcgaattcatccttcgaaagattccagaaaacttcgagagcccgtttggaggcctaaacggcctcagaatgcctcgaaaaattccgaaacaGCCTCAAAAACATCTCAACCAGGCTAGCCCatgtctcgttctgccgtctccgaaaagtgccgTCTCCGAAAAATCCACatgtctcgttctgccgtcttcgaaaagtgctcgttcgcccaaatcggacatcgtatgcaaaagttacggccaaaacagtgcagcacccccgaaatcAAAtagcagcagcggaagatctctgtttcttgcagccccgttgatcaaacaattacatacaaattgtacagacgaaacagcttattctattacatcagatcataatctaaaacaattacaaattgaattacaagattaaactatcacgatcaaccctcttgatttacaacagccacgataaaccacgtggaatctgTTAGGAATACATGATGCTTGGTgatacaaagtattttattcttacttagaataaaattgcatgtagctgatcaattgatggtatgctaaggcagtatcaattgatcagattaacccatcaacggatgatgaggtactgtaacaaagctggagtatcttagcagttgatgtaataATAATGTGTATTTTTAGATTAgaagttgatctatcaatggatgtttagatatggtgacataattgtaaatatgagaagtcatgtaatctatccaagtgaagtgaagatcgatcgctaattaagaagtatcaatggctaatttGGAGGAAACtatcaatcgctacatcaaCTCCATTATCCCATAATTCAATGAAGACTATCAGCTGCTATTTTAGAATATTATCAATCgataatattagcaattgactatcagcaattgacagctacaagtcaggtaaaagacaaagagcacatgggttgatgtgacaaatgctgcaccagctttggaagctaaaacaaaagcagtttagtcaaatattgagaacctcgaagcctaccatttctgacaaagcaacaagaatttcaagctgccaaatgcagtatcaagtccaagaaattctatatttgtactagctagaaagtgagtaggaaaatacttttgcagactagttttgtttgtagtagtatatattcactttgtaatttacatttcaaagtatccaaacaccaagaactgaagagcaaagcattagagaaagttagcaagaaattgtaagcttctgctcttcattcttttgtaagcagccaagtatttttacttggaaggttcttaatataaaaatctctcaggtggatcaaacaatccacctgaaatttttaagacccttgttctttaaatttctattttagcttttatgttcttttgtagtttgaatataatctgttgtgCAAAAGTTGTTGAagtttttgtagattgtattcgacccccccttctacaatctaacttattgtttgtattgtctaaataacaattggtatcagagcgaggtttctaacatacaagaagtttcagatcctaaagacaatcaacaatgggaagaagagataaaggagtcaagattccaatgctggtcaaagaacactactttcattggaaagtaaaaatgaggatgcatcttcTCTCCTTTGATCCTAGCTACATCAACTGTATTGAAAATGGACCACATGTTCCAGTCAAAATCAATACTGCcctgagacttgatggaagtgaagcagaagatgttgaagtgcctaaaaatccttctgagtttactgaagaagatgagaaagaagtgcacaaggataacaaGGCTATGAACATTCTTtttaatggtattgatgatgatatgtttgatagtgttatcaactgCCCTATTGCAAAAAAAGTGTGGGATACTATTCAAACTCtatgtgaaggcactgatcaagttatggaaaacaagatgcagctgTTTGTCCAACAATATGAGAGCTTTCATTCTAAATCTGGGGAATctctaaatgatttatttaacagatttcaaaaactattAAATGGATTTAAGTTGTATGGTAGAATCTATATGGTCaaggactcaaatctcaaattcttgagaGCCTTGCCTAGAGATTGGAAACCTATGACTGTTGCTTTAAGACAAGctcagaattttaatgaatactctcTTGACAAACTCTATGGTATTCttaagacttatgagcttgaaatacagcaagatgaagaactggaaaagaactccAAGAGGGAGAAAACTGTGGCTCTTGTAGCAGAataggaagaggaagaggagaagGCATTAAAGTCTGTGATTGCTGGAAAGGCCTCAAACAACTCTGCTTgtgaagaaaagaaggatgatggaaaaaagaaagcaaaaatcatcgaagaagatgaagaatctTCAGCTCAAGATGAGCTAGATGACCTTGATGATCATCTAGCATTTCTTGCCAgaaaattctccaagctcaagTTCAAACAAAATGCTGTCAGCTCTAGACTATTCAACAGAGGAAATCAATCCaaaccatctggtatggttgatagatcaaaattcaagtgtttCAATTGTGGTCTACCTGGACACTTCTCTAATGAGTGCAGAAGACCTTCTGCTGAAAAGAAAGGATCTTCCTCAGAAAATGTGGATTACAGAAGAAAGtattttgatctactcaagCAAAGCAAGGAGAAGGCACtcataactgaggatggtgacTGGGCTGCTGATGAAGGAGATTCTGACAATGAGGAACATGTCAATCTTCCCTTGATGGCAATTGGAGATGAAgctgattcttccaccaccagCAATGGACAGGTAAAAACCACCAACACATCTGATCTGTCTAAGTCTAAATGCaaacaaatcattgatgacatgtctaatgaaatctataatcttagagtctctcttaaatctctaacaaaagaaaatgttagaattaaagggactaatgatttgcttgCCGAAAGAAATGGAAAGCTTCAGACTGAATTAACCCAAATGGATAAAATCAAAAAGTCTTCTGAGCTTGCCAAAGATGAGTTGCTGGCCGTTCTGAAAAGAGAGGAAATTCTCAAGAAGCAACTGGAAAGGGAACAAGAGATATTTGCTAAATGGAAAGATTCTAGGAATGCTCTTAAGAACATGTGCTCCACACAAGTTCTTGAGGAATCATGTAAAAATTCCTGGAGAAGGGACAAAAAATTGTTAGATGAATCTGATCTCTTAgtggatagtgatcatccattgatagatacTCAATCAACGGATGAAAGCTATCCATTGAAGAATCAAACAGCAGTTGATGACAACAAACTCAGGAAGTTGGATAAGAGTATGGGCCCATCAATAAAAATTTTGTGAAGGAATCTGGTAGTTCTAAGAAAATTGAAAGGGAAGGAATTGGTCACAGTGAAGTAAGAATGGAAGCTggaaaaggaaagaagaagagctcaaggaatggcaaagttgggatcaacaaaaagaatgattacaCACCTGACAAAAATGCTGTTAGAAAAACTTGctctaaatgtggtagtgttaatcatcttgctGTTAACTGCAAGAATgctctatctgatcattgcatgCCTAATCCTATGATGAATGCTCACATGTCTTATATGCCCATGTTTCCTCATGCTCCCATTCAATATGCTAATATGCCTTTCATGCCTAATCCATTATTTGGTGCATTCAACATGTCTGCTGTGCCCAATCCTCATGATAACATGAAT
This genomic window contains:
- the LOC135147168 gene encoding uncharacterized protein LOC135147168 yields the protein MRMHLLSFDPSYINCIENGPHVPVKINTALRLDGSEAEDVEVPKNPSEFTEEDEKEVHKDNKAMNILFNGIDDDMFDSVINCPIAKKVWDTIQTLCEGTDQVMENKMQLFVQQYESFHSKSGESLNDLFNRFQKLLNGFKLYGRIYMVKDSNLKFLRALPRDWKPMTVALRQAQNFNEYSLDKLYGILKTYELEIQQDEELEKNSKREKTVALASNNSACEEKKDDGKKKAKIIEEDEESSAQDELDDLDDHLAFLARKFSKLKFKQNAVSSRLFNRGNQSKPSGMVDRSKFKCFNCGLPGHFSNECRRPSAEKKGSSSENVDYRRKYFDLLKQSKEKALITEDGDWAADEGDSDNEEHVNLPLMAIGDEADSSTTSNGQVKTTNTSDLSKSKCKQIIDDMSNEIYNLRVSLKSLTKENVRIKGTNDLLAERNGKLQTELTQMDKIKKSSELAKDELLAVLKREEILKKQLEREQEIFAKWKDSRNALKNMCSTQVLEESCKNSWRRDKKLLDESDLLVDSDHPLIDTQSTDESYPLKNQTAVDDNKLRKLDKSMGPSIKIL